CATCCTGTGCGGAGATCATCACCTCTCCGGAGACAGTGGCAAGAGCCAGGGAGGAGTGGGAAATGCGCATGGCCGGCCGGACATACCAGTGTTTGCTGCCGGAGGACCATCAGGCGCCGCTAGGGGTGAATCGGGACGTGATGGAGCGGTATTTCGGCAAGCGCATGGAGTGAGGAGTACTGCTGTGGACGAGATCAGAACGCTGCTGGAAGGAGTCCGGCTTCCCCGCATGTTTCGTGTGCGGCAGATATTTGACCATACCTGCATCCGGAGAGAGGAACTGAGGAGAACCGTCTCCCATCTGCTGACAGCGGAAAAGCTTGGAAAGCGGATTTGCCCGGGAATGCGGGTTGCACTGACAGCGGGCAGCCGGGAGATCTGCAACATGGATGAAATTCTCGCGGCCGCAGTGGAGTGCTTGAAAGAACAGGGAGCAAGGCCGTTTATCGTACCTGCAATGGGAAGCCACGGCGGGGCGACCGCAGAGGGACAGCGGGAGCTGCTGGCCTCCTATCAGATCACAGAAGAGCGCTGTGGCTGCCCGATCCTCTCTTCCATGGAGACGGTCCCGATCGGCAGCACGCCAGACGGGCAGACAGTGTTCCTGGACCGGTACGCGGCTGAGGCAGACGGAATCTTGGTTGTGAACCGAATGAAGGCTCACACCGGCTTTCGGGGCCGTTATGAGAGCGGCATTTTGAAAATGATGGTAATCGGACTTGGCAAACAGACTGGCGCTGAGGCATGTCACCGTCGGGGATTCGGCCATATGGCGGAAGATTTGGAGGCCTTTGGGCGGGTTGTCCTGCAGAAGGCGCCCATCCTGGGCGCTATCGCCATCCTGGAAAATGCATTCGACGAAACTGCACAGCTGGTGTGGCTGGAGCCGGAGGAAATTCTGGAGCGGGAGCCGGGACTGCTGGAACAGGCTAAAGCCCAAATGCCGCAAATTTTGCTGCCGGAGTGCGATGTGCTGATTGTCGATGAGATCGGGAAAAATTACAGCGGCACCGGTATGGACCCCAATGTTACCGGCCGGCACGTGACGCCCTATTGTTCCGGTGGACTTCGAGTCCAGCGGATTGCCGTC
This genomic window from Pusillibacter faecalis contains:
- a CDS encoding lactate racemase domain-containing protein, with product MDEIRTLLEGVRLPRMFRVRQIFDHTCIRREELRRTVSHLLTAEKLGKRICPGMRVALTAGSREICNMDEILAAAVECLKEQGARPFIVPAMGSHGGATAEGQRELLASYQITEERCGCPILSSMETVPIGSTPDGQTVFLDRYAAEADGILVVNRMKAHTGFRGRYESGILKMMVIGLGKQTGAEACHRRGFGHMAEDLEAFGRVVLQKAPILGAIAILENAFDETAQLVWLEPEEILEREPGLLEQAKAQMPQILLPECDVLIVDEIGKNYSGTGMDPNVTGRHVTPYCSGGLRVQRIAVLRMSGKSHCNGYGIGAADCTTQAVYRTLDLRAMYINGLTCGEMGPCRIPCVWETEKLAIQAAVRMCEGIGRQGPRMIRIPNTLSLEKIMVSENLRAEVEKNPRLEIRGEPENFIFGEDGCLSSSIG